The proteins below come from a single Mycobacterium parmense genomic window:
- a CDS encoding ParB/RepB/Spo0J family partition protein: MTQPLRKKGGLGRGLASLIPTGPAEGDSQPATLGPRMGSAAADVLIGGPAADVAAVGAVYREIAPGDIEANPRQPRQVFDEEALSELVHSIREFGLLQPIVVRAVSGSSGARYQIVMGERRWRAAQEAGLATIPAIVRETGDDNLLRDALLENIHRVQLNPLEEAAAYQQLLDEFGVTHDELAARIGRSRPLITNMIRLLKLPIAVQRRVAAGVLSAGHARALLSLEAGPEAQEELAGRIVAEGLSVRATEEAVTLANRGGPGTPASPRRKPIQMPGLQDVAERLSNAFDTRVTVSLGRRKGKIVVEFGSVDDLQRIIDMMSPPKA; the protein is encoded by the coding sequence ATGACGCAGCCGTTACGCAAGAAGGGCGGCCTCGGCCGGGGCCTGGCTTCACTGATCCCCACCGGCCCCGCCGAGGGGGATTCCCAGCCGGCGACCCTCGGCCCGCGGATGGGCAGCGCCGCCGCGGACGTTCTGATCGGCGGTCCCGCCGCGGACGTCGCCGCGGTGGGCGCGGTGTACCGCGAGATCGCGCCGGGTGATATCGAGGCCAACCCGCGCCAGCCGCGGCAGGTGTTCGACGAGGAAGCTCTGTCGGAGCTGGTGCACTCCATCCGCGAGTTCGGTCTGTTGCAGCCGATCGTGGTGCGGGCCGTGTCCGGATCGAGCGGAGCGCGTTATCAGATCGTGATGGGGGAGCGGCGCTGGCGGGCGGCCCAGGAGGCGGGCCTGGCCACCATCCCGGCCATCGTGCGCGAGACCGGCGACGACAATCTGCTGCGCGATGCCCTGCTGGAAAATATCCATCGGGTGCAGCTGAACCCGTTGGAAGAGGCGGCGGCCTACCAGCAGCTGCTCGATGAGTTCGGGGTCACCCACGACGAACTCGCCGCCCGCATCGGCCGGTCGCGCCCGTTGATCACCAACATGATCCGATTGCTCAAGCTGCCGATCGCCGTGCAGCGCCGGGTGGCGGCCGGCGTGCTCTCGGCGGGGCACGCCCGCGCGCTGCTGTCGCTGGAAGCCGGGCCCGAGGCGCAGGAGGAGCTGGCCGGCCGGATCGTGGCGGAGGGGTTGTCGGTGCGAGCCACCGAGGAGGCGGTCACTCTGGCCAACCGCGGCGGGCCGGGCACGCCCGCGTCGCCGCGCCGCAAGCCGATTCAGATGCCGGGCCTGCAAGACGTCGCCGAGCGCCTGTCGAACGCCTTCGACACCCGCGTGACGGTCAGCCTGGGCAGGCGCAAGGGGAAGATCGTCGTGGAGTTCGGGTCCGTCGACGACTTGCAGCGAATCATCGACATGATGTCGCCGCCGAAGGC
- a CDS encoding ParA family protein, producing the protein MSSLGDTSADTHPPAVTPVQEAAHRPNVSRETSDEDTPIGAAAERAMRVLHTTYEPVRRPGQRRLFTIANQKGGVGKTTTAVNLAAALAVQGLKTLVIDLDPQGNASTALGITDRQSGSASSYEVLLGEVSLKDALRRSPHSERLFCVPSTIDLAGAEIELVSMVARENRLRTSLADLDDLDFDYVFIDCPPSLGLLTINALVAAPEVMIPIQCEYYALEGVSQLMRNIEMVKAHLNPELEVTTVILTMYDGRTKLADQVAEEVRRYFGTKVLRTVIPRSVKVSEAPGYSMTIIDYDPGSRGAMSYLDASRELAERD; encoded by the coding sequence ATGAGCTCTCTCGGAGACACCTCGGCAGACACGCACCCGCCGGCCGTGACACCCGTGCAGGAGGCGGCGCACCGGCCGAATGTTTCACGTGAAACGTCGGACGAGGACACCCCGATCGGCGCGGCGGCCGAGCGCGCGATGCGCGTCCTGCACACCACCTACGAACCGGTGCGCCGACCCGGCCAGCGCCGGCTCTTCACCATCGCCAATCAGAAGGGCGGCGTCGGCAAGACGACCACCGCGGTCAACCTCGCGGCCGCTCTCGCGGTGCAGGGACTCAAGACGCTTGTCATCGACCTCGACCCACAGGGCAACGCGAGCACGGCACTCGGCATCACCGACCGGCAGTCGGGCAGCGCCTCCTCCTACGAAGTGCTGCTCGGTGAGGTCTCCTTGAAGGACGCGCTGCGTCGCAGCCCGCACAGCGAGCGACTGTTCTGCGTGCCGTCGACCATCGACCTGGCCGGCGCCGAGATCGAGTTGGTGAGCATGGTGGCGCGCGAGAACCGGCTGCGCACCTCGCTGGCCGACCTCGACGACCTCGACTTCGACTACGTATTCATCGACTGCCCGCCGTCGCTGGGGTTGCTGACCATCAACGCGCTCGTCGCCGCGCCCGAGGTGATGATTCCGATCCAGTGCGAGTACTACGCCCTGGAGGGCGTCTCGCAGCTCATGCGGAACATCGAGATGGTGAAGGCACACCTCAACCCGGAGCTGGAGGTGACCACCGTCATCCTCACCATGTACGACGGCCGCACCAAACTCGCCGACCAGGTGGCCGAAGAGGTGCGCCGGTACTTCGGAACCAAGGTGCTGCGGACGGTGATTCCGCGCAGCGTCAAAGTCTCCGAGGCGCCCGGTTACAGCATGACCATCATCGACTACGACCCCGGCTCCCGCGGGGCGATGAGCTACCTCGACGCGAGCCGCGAACTCGCCGAACGCGACTGA
- the rsmG gene encoding 16S rRNA (guanine(527)-N(7))-methyltransferase RsmG, which yields MDRNATGPAQRQPDGEGAADAIFGPRLAVARRYAELLAGPGVERGLLGPREVGRIWDRHLLNSAAIAEVLGPGERIIDIGSGAGLPGIPLAIARPDLEVVLLEPLLRRSEFLIEVVGELGLAVEVVRGRAEDPSVRDRFGERDAAVSRAVAALDKLTKWSMPLLRPGGRMLAIKGERGRDEVREHRRAMAASGAVDIRVVECGAQWLRPPATVVLARRGEARITSVARPARTGKADKR from the coding sequence ATGGATCGGAACGCGACGGGGCCGGCGCAGCGCCAGCCTGATGGTGAGGGTGCCGCCGACGCGATCTTCGGACCGCGGCTAGCTGTTGCTCGCCGGTACGCCGAGTTGCTCGCGGGGCCCGGGGTCGAACGCGGCCTCCTGGGCCCGCGCGAAGTCGGCCGCATCTGGGACCGCCACCTATTGAACAGCGCCGCCATCGCCGAGGTTCTCGGTCCCGGCGAGCGGATCATCGATATCGGCAGCGGGGCGGGCCTGCCCGGCATCCCGCTGGCGATCGCACGGCCCGATCTCGAGGTCGTTCTTCTGGAACCGTTGCTGCGCAGGAGCGAATTTCTCATCGAGGTCGTCGGCGAACTAGGGTTGGCCGTCGAAGTGGTGCGGGGGCGTGCCGAGGATCCGTCGGTGCGCGACCGATTCGGCGAGAGGGATGCGGCGGTGTCTCGAGCGGTGGCAGCGTTGGACAAGCTGACAAAATGGAGTATGCCCCTGCTTCGGCCCGGCGGGCGGATGCTCGCGATCAAGGGGGAGCGGGGGCGTGACGAGGTGCGAGAGCATCGACGGGCGATGGCGGCGTCGGGCGCCGTTGATATCCGCGTGGTCGAGTGTGGCGCGCAGTGGTTGCGTCCGCCCGCGACCGTAGTATTAGCGCGACGTGGAGAGGCGCGGATAACCTCAGTGGCCCGGCCGGCACGGACAGGGAAGGCCGATAAGAGATGA
- a CDS encoding Jag family protein — translation MTDAETTERELDTALEPELSADDATSDEAAAEAGEDDSDDLEERLVAEGEIAGDYLEELLDLLDFDGDIDLDVEGKRAVVSIDGSDDLNKLVGRGGEVLDALQELTRLAVHQKTGVRSRLMLDIASWRRRRREELAALGDKVARRVLESGKREELAPMTPFERKIVHDAVAAVDGVHSESEGVEPSRRVVVLHD, via the coding sequence ATGACGGACGCCGAAACCACCGAGCGCGAGTTGGACACGGCGCTGGAGCCGGAGCTGTCGGCCGACGACGCCACATCGGACGAAGCAGCCGCGGAAGCCGGCGAGGACGACTCGGACGACCTGGAGGAGCGCCTGGTCGCCGAGGGGGAGATCGCCGGCGATTATCTCGAGGAGTTGTTGGACTTGTTGGACTTCGACGGCGACATCGACCTGGACGTAGAGGGCAAGCGCGCCGTCGTGAGCATCGACGGCAGCGACGACTTGAACAAGTTGGTCGGCCGCGGCGGCGAAGTGCTCGACGCGTTGCAGGAGCTGACCCGGCTCGCGGTGCACCAGAAAACCGGGGTTCGGAGTCGGCTGATGCTGGACATCGCGAGTTGGCGGCGCCGGCGCCGGGAGGAACTGGCCGCGCTGGGGGACAAGGTAGCGCGCCGGGTCCTGGAATCCGGGAAGCGCGAGGAGCTCGCCCCGATGACGCCGTTCGAGCGCAAGATCGTGCATGACGCGGTGGCGGCGGTGGACGGTGTCCACAGCGAGAGCGAAGGTGTCGAGCCGTCACGCCGTGTCGTCGTGCTGCACGACTGA
- the yidC gene encoding membrane protein insertase YidC, translated as MDPLFDFFSLDIVYYPVSWIMWAWYKLFASVLGPSNFFAWALSVMFLVFSLRALLYKPFVRQIRTTRQMQELQPQIKALQKKYGKDRQRMALEMQKLQREHGFNPILGCLPMLAQIPVFLGLYHVLRSFNRTTGGFGQTHLSVTQNRLTGNYMFSPTDVAHFLDANLFGAPIGAFMTQHSGLDAFTHFSRPAVIAVGTPVMIMAGIATYFNSRASVARQSAEAAANPQTAMMNKLALYVFPLGVVVGGPFLPLAIILYWFANNIWTFAQQHYVFSMIEKEEEAKKQEAIERRAANAPAPGAKPKRNAKPAGPDGDGSASDAAEETAPAAKASDGDASTGADTSSAAGRNNGPANRTPRPGARPKKRRR; from the coding sequence GTGGATCCTTTGTTTGATTTCTTCAGCCTCGACATCGTGTACTACCCGGTGTCGTGGATCATGTGGGCCTGGTACAAGCTGTTCGCTTCGGTACTGGGGCCCTCGAACTTCTTCGCCTGGGCGCTCTCCGTCATGTTCCTGGTGTTCTCGCTGCGCGCGCTCCTGTACAAGCCGTTCGTGCGCCAGATCCGGACCACCCGCCAAATGCAGGAGCTGCAGCCACAGATCAAAGCGCTGCAGAAGAAGTACGGCAAGGACCGCCAGCGCATGGCGCTCGAGATGCAGAAGTTACAGCGCGAGCACGGCTTCAATCCGATCCTCGGCTGTCTGCCGATGCTCGCGCAGATCCCGGTGTTCCTGGGGCTTTACCACGTGTTGCGCTCGTTCAACCGCACGACCGGCGGCTTCGGCCAGACACACCTCTCGGTGACACAGAACCGCCTCACCGGCAACTACATGTTCAGCCCCACCGACGTCGCCCACTTCCTGGACGCCAACCTGTTCGGTGCGCCGATCGGGGCGTTCATGACGCAGCACTCCGGGTTGGATGCTTTCACCCACTTCAGTCGGCCCGCGGTGATCGCGGTGGGTACGCCGGTGATGATCATGGCCGGCATTGCGACCTACTTCAACAGCCGCGCGTCGGTCGCGCGCCAGAGTGCCGAGGCCGCGGCCAACCCGCAGACCGCGATGATGAACAAGCTGGCTCTCTACGTGTTTCCGCTCGGGGTGGTCGTCGGAGGACCTTTTCTTCCGCTCGCCATCATCCTGTACTGGTTCGCGAACAACATCTGGACCTTCGCTCAGCAGCACTACGTGTTCAGCATGATCGAGAAAGAGGAAGAGGCGAAGAAGCAGGAGGCGATCGAGCGACGCGCGGCCAATGCGCCGGCGCCGGGAGCCAAGCCCAAGCGCAACGCGAAGCCGGCCGGTCCGGATGGCGACGGTTCGGCAAGCGACGCCGCCGAGGAGACCGCTCCGGCGGCGAAAGCCTCCGACGGCGATGCCAGCACCGGCGCCGACACGTCCAGCGCAGCGGGACGTAACAACGGACCGGCCAACCGCACCCCGCGGCCAGGGGCGCGTCCGAAGAAACGCAGACGGTAG